A window from Mycolicibacterium tokaiense encodes these proteins:
- a CDS encoding alpha/beta fold hydrolase, translated as MNLAYDDRGTGDPVLFIAGRGGAGRTWHLHQVPAFQRAGYRIITFDNRGVGATENASGFTTATMVNDTATLIEELVGGPVRIVGISMGSFIAQELMVARPDLVSEAVLMATRGRHDHTREFFTNAEKRRMDAGIELPPDYSAKIRMLESFSPVTLNNDRMAGDWIEMFTMWPERNTPGLRAQLEVAPQENRLPVYRSIGNRVLVIGFGDDVVTPPHLGAEVADAIPNARFRKIREAGHLGFLEQPETVNTAMLEFFNATRPSRPALDLV; from the coding sequence ATCAACCTGGCCTATGACGACCGCGGCACCGGCGATCCGGTGCTGTTCATCGCCGGACGCGGGGGAGCCGGGCGCACCTGGCATCTGCATCAGGTCCCCGCCTTCCAGCGGGCCGGCTACCGGATCATCACGTTCGACAACCGCGGCGTCGGCGCCACCGAGAACGCCAGCGGCTTCACCACCGCCACCATGGTCAACGACACCGCGACGCTCATCGAGGAGCTGGTGGGCGGCCCGGTGCGCATCGTCGGGATCTCGATGGGCAGCTTCATCGCCCAGGAACTGATGGTGGCCCGCCCGGATCTGGTCAGTGAGGCCGTGCTGATGGCCACCCGCGGCCGCCACGACCACACCCGCGAGTTCTTCACCAACGCCGAGAAGAGGCGGATGGACGCCGGCATCGAGCTGCCGCCCGACTACTCGGCGAAAATCCGTATGCTGGAGAGCTTTTCGCCGGTCACGTTGAACAATGACCGGATGGCCGGCGACTGGATCGAGATGTTCACCATGTGGCCCGAGCGCAACACTCCGGGGCTGCGCGCCCAGTTGGAGGTGGCGCCGCAGGAGAACCGTCTGCCGGTCTACCGCAGCATCGGCAACCGGGTCCTGGTGATCGGCTTCGGTGACGATGTGGTGACGCCCCCGCATCTGGGCGCCGAGGTGGCCGACGCCATCCCCAACGCCCGTTTCCGCAAGATCCGCGAGGCCGGGCACCTGGGTTTCCTCGAACAACCCGAGACCGTGAACACCGCGATGCTGGAGTTCTTCAATGCCACCCGGCCGTCGCGCCCGGCCCTGGACCTAGTCTGA